In Lytechinus variegatus isolate NC3 chromosome 18, Lvar_3.0, whole genome shotgun sequence, a single genomic region encodes these proteins:
- the LOC121431884 gene encoding histone H3, embryonic: MARTKQTARKSTGGKAPRKQLATKAARKSAPATGGVKKPHRYRPGTVALREIRRYQKSTELLIRKLPFQRLVREIAQDFKTELRFQSSAVMALQEASEAYLVGLFEDTNLCAIHAKRVTIMPKDIQLARRIRGERA, translated from the coding sequence ATGGCACGTACCAAGCAGACCGCCCGCAAATCTACTGGAGGAAAGGCTCCACGCAAGCAGCTCGCCACCAAGGCAGCTCGCAAGTCCGCCCCAGCCACCGGCGGAGTCAAGAAGCCTCATCGTTACAGGCCTGGAACCGTCGCTCTCCGTGAGATCCGTCGCTACCAGAAGAGCACCGAGCTTCTCATCCGCAAGCTCCCCTTCCAGCGTCTGGTCCGTGAGATCGCCCAGGACTTCAAGACCGAGCTCCGCTTCCAGAGCTCTGCCGTTATGGCTCTCCAGGAGGCCAGCGAAGCTTACTTGGTCGGTCTTTTCGAGGACACCAACCTTTGCGCCATCCACGCCAAGCGTGTCACCATCATGCCAAAGGACATCCAGCTTGCCCGCCGTATCCGTGGCGAGCGTGCTTAA
- the LOC121431885 gene encoding histone H4, with protein sequence MSGRGKGGKGLGKGGAKRHRKVLRDNIQGITKPAIRRLARRGGVKRISGLIYEETRGVLKVFLENVIRDAVTYCEHAKRKTVTAMDVVYALKRQGRTLYGFGG encoded by the coding sequence ATGTCTGGACGTGGTAAAGGAGGAAAGGGACTCGGAAAGGGAGGCGCCAAGCGTCATCGCAAGGTCTTGCGTGATAACATCCAGGGAATCACCAAGCCAGCTATCCGTCGTCTTGCCCGCCGTGGTGGTGTCAAGCGTATCAGCGGTCTTATCTACGAAGAGACCCGTGGTGTTCTCAAAGTTTTCCTCGAGAACGTCATCCGTGATGCCGTCACCTACTGCGAGCACGCCAAGAGGAAGACTGTCACTGCCATGGATGTCGTCTACGCTCTCAAGAGGCAGGGACGTACCCTCTACGGATTCGGAGGTTAA
- the LOC121432147 gene encoding cyclic nucleotide-binding domain-containing protein 2-like, which yields MTLSPKEARWKFIRAIRMIIMQNAMNKATAELEEEDQTLSFISHSEGSGEAEELTFDKKYFRAKRETRFTQEVTNVLSLEAEERTLDQLKVALRGLQSISSFAEFPLHIQEKLVRVAYFYSIPEKKVIIRQGHIAENFYFIVTGEVSVVKTEADPITSEVISTEIGRFRKGDCFGELELLHGDPRPCTITAEEPCQIIAIEKEDFMEMFIREGEAGKEIEHLKFLRALPFLKGWPVQKLNEHPQMCLVHFFKRSSVIVRDSNRSEWLYIIKSGSCQVIKQLKDAQSMPAPRRPHQATNPTPEKSAFNPRDGLHIGSKIDSRRRKTFLTSETSSMSLFDDTASPPRRVDKKSSTSPTEEVKEADRVVFVQVGMLHAKDVFGLPMLCRENGISDVDQPSLSLVSRGAECIMLNKKFYLDEASEFVYRHLKEIVRPYPLGQTLQEHLQLHTNWSNYKKQAVSDVLSKSTSSSSSSTSGSSSHNGSGLSSRRNSNDSSNLAFKPRRSLPQIEIKK from the exons GGCTACGGCTGAGTTGGAGGAAGAAGACCAAACACTCTCTTTCATTTCTCATTCGGAAGGATCGGGTGAGGCGGAAGAACTTACATTCGACAAGAAGTACTTCCGGGCCAAACGAGAG ACTAGATTCACTCAAGAGGTAACGAATGTTCTGAGTTTAGAGGCGGAGGAAAGAACTCTCGATCAGCTAAAGGTC GCTCTTCGGGGACTCCAGTCTATATCTTCATTTGCAGAATTCCCCCTTCACATTCAGGAGAAGTTAGTCAGGGTAGCCTATTTTTACAG TATACCAGAAAAGAAAGTCATCATCCGTCAGGGTCATATTGCCGAgaacttttatttcattgtcaCAGGAGAAG TGTCGGTTGTGAAAACCGAAGCTGATCCGATCACGAGCGAAGTCATTTCGACAGAAATCGGAAGGTTTCGGAAAGGGGACTGTTTCGGTGAGTTGGAACTGTTACACGGTGACCCTCGTCCATGCACAATCACTGCTGAGGAGCCATGCCAAATAATTGCCATCGAAAAAGAG GATTTCATGGAAATGTTCATTAGAGAAGGAGAAGCAGGAAAGGAGATCGAACATCTAAAATTTCTCAG AGCGTTACCCTTCTTGAAAGGATGGCCAGTTCAGAAATTAAATGAGCATCCCCAAATGTGCCTCGTCCATTTCTTCAA ACGCAGCTCTGTTATAGTGAGAGACAGCAATCGGTCTGAGTGGTTGTACATCATAAAATCG GGTTCTTGCCAAGTGATCAAACAGTTGAAGGATGCACAATCGATGCCGGCACCAAGGCGGCCCCACCAAGCTACCAATCCAACCCCAGAGAAAAGTGCATTCAACCCAAGAGATGGACTACATATAG GCTCAAAGATCGACAGTCGTAGACGAAAAACATTTCTGACGTCAGAGACTTCGTCAATGTCACTTTTTGATGACACGGCATCACCACCACGACGAGTGGATAAGAAAAGTTCAACAAGTCCGACGGAAGAG gtGAAAGAGGCGGATCGAGTTGTTTTCGTTCAAGTTGGAATGCTTCATGCCAAGGACGTGttt GGTTTACCGATGCTATGTCGGGAAAACGGAATCAGTGATGTAGACCAGCCTAGTTTAAGTCTT GTCAGCCGTGGAGCAGAATGTATCATGTTGAATAAGAAGTTTTACCTGGACGAGGCAAGCGAGTTTGTCTACCGTCATCTCAAAGAGATCGTCCGTCCTTACCCCCTGGGTCAAACCCTCCAAGAGCATCTCCAACTCCACACCAACTGGTCCAACTACAAGAAACAGGCAGTCTCGGATGTACTCTCGAAGTCGACCTCATCGTCGTCTTCGTCAACGTCGGGTTCGTCTTCGCACAACGGCAGTGGTTTGTCGTCGAGGAGGAATTCGAATGATTCGTCGAATCTGGCTTTTAAGCCGAGAAGATCTCTTCCGCAGATTGAGATTAAGAAGTGA
- the LOC121432148 gene encoding muscarinic acetylcholine receptor M5-like has product MANLSAFTEEQTTLLIDIDVENTTTAATEIVAGGPTTTRPPDYQGLILGTTLVVLIIVANFVSLVAFAIEKRLRTYNNYFIINLTIADLFVGLLQTIGVTHTFIGYFPFNQTICRIYIGLRNANFSVSVVGVVIICIDRHRATYDPMNHFMTRSKAKAMKLNALTWLISYGFWMPFTTGWDYAVDHDAGRHCVGAFSRSTIGNITQNIISFFIPLVIISVLYLRIFLKIKETIGGKSVKKQFDNPKGSIGADGLSTSNATIVSELTSDDVIEMRKNPTAAPEVKTTGQAGSRVGKANDKGRNPKRESSNEMQKATRTLSYIVISFIIAWLPNNIIYLLFAINPRLILTPILPRALRQFFNWLRYANSFLNPLCYVASQPLFRQTIINMFCNPRQYC; this is encoded by the exons ATGGCCAATCTTTCTGCTTTCACCGAAGAACAAACAACTCTTTTAATCGACATCGATGTCGAAAATACGACTACAGCGGCAACCGAGATCGTCGCCGGCGGACCGACAACGACGAGGCCTCCTGACTACCAGGGTCTCATCCTCGGGACAACACTCGTCGTCCTCATCATCGTGGCGAACTTCGTCAGCCTGGTTGCATTCGCCATCGAAAAGCGCCTCCGGACTTACAACAACTATTTCATCATCAATCTAACTATCGCCGACCTGTTCGTTGGGTTATTGCAAACCATCGGTGTCACTCACACATTCATTGGTTATTTCCCTTTTAACCAAACGATCTGCAGAATATACATCGGTCTCCGGAATGCGAACTTTTCCGTTTCCGTGGTCGGCGTCGTCATCATTTGCATCGACCGACATCGTGCGACTTACGATCCCATGAATCACTTCATGACCCGCAGCAAGGCCAAGGCGATGAAGCTGAACGCGCTCACGTGGTTGATCTCCTACGGGTTCTGGATGCCCTTCACCACCGGGTGGGACTACGCCGTCGACCACGACGCCGGCCGGCACTGCGTCGGCGCGTTCTCGCGATCGACCATCGGGAACATCACCCAGAATATCATATCATTCTTCATCCCTCTCGTGATCATCTCCGTGCTCTATCTACGGATCTTTCTCAAGATCAAGGAGACGATCGGCGGTAAGAGTGTCAAGAAGCAGTTTGACAACCCTAAAGGAAGCATTGGTGCTGACGGTCTTTCTACCAGTAATGCAACCATCGTTAGTGAACTCACATCTGATGATGTGATAGAGATGAGGAAGAATCCTACCGCGGCTCCTGAAGTCAAGACCACTGGCCAAGCTGGTAGTAGGGTCGGAAAG GCGAACGACAAGGGACGCAACCCCAAGCGAGAGTCGTCCAACGAAATGCAGAAAGCCACTCGAACTCTTTCCTACATCGTCATCTCTTTCATAATCGCCTGGTTACCCAACAATATCATCTACTTATTGTTCGCCATCAATCCCAGGTTGATCCTTACGCCAATCCTACCAAGGGCTCTAAGGCAGTTCTTCAACTGGCTTAGGTACGCCAACAGTTTCCTGAACCCTCTCTGCTATGTGGCCTCTCAACCTCTGTTCCGACAGACCATCATCAACATGTTCTGTAATCCGCGCCAGTACTGCTGA